ACTACTTCTTGTAACTAGTGAGACTATTATGAAATTTAAGATTATATGTTTAATAGGAATAGTATTTATCCTTAACTCTTGCGTAAATAATACCAACCCTCAAGATGTTGGATTTGTAAAAACCCCCTACACTTCTGGTAATGTATCATTAACTCTAAAAAAAGGTGTAACTACAAAAGATGAAGTTATAAATGCTTTTGGCTCTCCTAATATAGTTACTCAAAATGCAAGTGGAGAATCTGTCTGGACATATCAAACAAATGCAACTGTTGAGAACAATGCTTCTAGAGATGGTTTTTTGACTCTACTGATAACCGGTGAAAATACACAAGAATCAGGATTTATGCAATCACAAAAAACTATGACTATAATTATCACATTCAAGGGTAATATTGTCTCTAACTATAAATCATTATCAACTAACTTCTAGATGAGGCTTTTATAATATGCGTAAGAAATTTAGTCTTTTAGTTTACTTAGTTGTTTTAGCTTTATCAGGATGTATATCATCAGGACCACAACGACCAAATCTAACACCTCTACAAATCCAACTTATGCAAACAAAAGTTTTTAATGTTGATTTACGAACAGCTTTTGATGCTACAGTTACTGTTATGCAAAATCTAGGTTATATCATTCAAGATGCTAACTTCAACACTGGCATTATTACAGCTAAAAGTACTGAAAATGCTAATGGTTGGGGGCAATCTGAATATACTGAAGCTACAGCATTTATTCAACCTTATAGACAATCAACCAAAGACTCTAGCATTAGAATTAACTTTGTAGTTTATCAATCAACCCCTGATCCTAATCAAGGAGCTGCTCCAATAAACACTTCTTATGCTATCTTGGACCCTCAAGCATACGAAAATGCTTTTGCAAAAATCCAGCAACAAATCTTTGTACAAACAGGTATTTCTCCAGTATTAAGTCAACCTATTCAAAAAGTCTCTTAAATAGTTTTCTCTTTGAACTGTATTTTTGTCAAAAAATTTAGTTTAATACCTTACAAATTATCAATAAATGACTGAATCATGAATAAGTGGTGGCAAGAAATTGATCTAAAAGATATGAGTAAAGAGCAATGGGAATCGATTTGCGATAGATGTGGCCTTTGCTGTTTAAATAAGCTTCAAGATGATGAAACTGATGATGTCTACTATACAAAAGTTAGCTGTAAGCTTTTAGATATCGGAAAATGCCAATGCAGCATGTATGAAAAAAGAAAGCAGATTGTGCCTGACTGTATAAACCTAACATATAAACAACTTAAAAATCATGCCCATAAATGGCTACCTAATAGTTGTAGCTATAAGCTTTTACTACAAAATAAAGACCTACCTGACTGGCATCATTTAAACACGGGCTCAACTGATGAGATGCACAAACAAAAAAAATCTGCTAAGCATTTTGCTATTTCTGAATATGAGTTAGATGTTGATGAATATTTAGAAGACTTTATCATAAAAATAGATAACTGATTTTTAGTTTCTGATATATAATTCCTTACTCTTTACTAATTGGGCATTGTATGTCTGATTTATTCGAAATTAATCTTTTTTATGAAAAGATAATTAGTGATTATCTTAACAATGGGTTCTGCGTTATCGATAACTGGCTAACTAATGATGAAACTATTCAACTACGCAAAGAACTTAATCATTTTTATGATGCTGATTGCTTTAAAAAATCCGCAATAGGTAATCGCTTGAATGAAAACTTAGAAAGATCAATACGTAATGACTTTATTTTTTGGTTAGATGAAACAAAACATGCCGTAACATTCTTTAAAAAGATAAATAATTTTATTGACTACCTTAATAAAACGTGTTTTGCCGGAATTGTAACAAAGGAGTTTCACTACGCAGCTTATCCTAAAGGATCATTCTATAAAAAACATATCGATACCTTTCAAAATGATGATCGAAGAACGATATCTATAGTCTGCTATCTTAATGAAATTTGGAATGAATCTTTCGGTGGAGAGTTAAAACTATATCTTAATAATCAAACATTACAAATATTTCCAACTAATGGAAAAATAGTTCTCTTTGATAGCAAAACCATTGAACATGAAGTGTTACCTGTACTTACGAAAAATAAAAGACTTAGCATTACTGGATGGTTAAAAACCAATTAAATCGTATACTTAACACACAAACTTCTTGGCTAATTTGCACTACCACGTAATACTATTTTTGCAAAAATAGTCTCATATACGTTATAATAATTTAATTTTTAAATTATAAATCTTAAATAATGAATAATCTTTTAAAGTCTAAATTACTTATAATTTTAGCTATTTTCTCTTATTTTCTATTTTTGAATTTTTGTCAACCATTGGCTATGGATGATTTTTGGCGTGCTATTAATGATACTCTAGTAAATGGTACTTTTTTTCATTTTCTAATCCAAGATTATACAGGCTGGACGGGTAGAATATCTGCTCAAGCTTTAGTATATGCACTATTTTCAAAAAAATACTTAACATTATCATTGCTAACTATAAATACTATAAGCTCAATATCCATGAGCTTATTTATAATATTTATCTTTAAAATTGTGACTAGAAACAAGTATAGTCTAGCATCAAAAGATTTTATTATATATTCATTCTTCTTTGCTTTAATGTTCACATGGACAGGTTTCATAGGTCAAGTAATATGGAAAACTGCTGCTATACAATACTTATGGGGATATACAATCCTTATTATTTTGTATTATTATTTAATAATCGAAAATAAAAGCTTCTACTTAATTAGCTTGTTAGGAGGCCTATTTATAGGCCTATATAATGAGCAGTTTGTTGCAGTACTACTCTTATTTTGTTTAGCATATTTTATTGAGAGAAAAATAAATAACAAAATTATAAACAAAGGGATTCTGTTTTTCTTGACAGGTCTTTTGATTGGAGGGGCTATTTTAATAGCTGCTCCAGGTAATTACGTTAGAATGGATCAAATGTCGAATGACCAAAGCATTTCTCTTTTAAATCAGCTTCTTTACTTTATTCATATATTCAAATACAATTTATGGCCTCATACGATGATTATTGTATGGCTATTTATCCTATACTTTATTTTAGCCATTACTAATCAAAAGAACTCAAAAATTAGCGTATTGATATACTCACTAACATTAATTATATCAATTTTTATAATGGCTCCTCTTGCGACTAGTTACGGCTTACAGATTAGGTTAATGTTGATATACTACATAATCTTTTTTATTGCAGTGATGCAACCGTTTTATGATAATCAGAGTGTAGCGATTACAACTATCCACAAAGCCTTCAAAAAAATTTATATCCTTTTTCTGATAGGTTTATTAATTATCATGGGAGTTATGGGAAGTGCATATTACTCAATTTATAAGTTTAATCAAAATAGACAAAAGCTTATTACAGAATTACATAACAAAAATATAGAGAATATTACTATACCAACATTCGAGCTTCATGGAGAAGCTCAACCATATGGTATAACTTTTGAAGCGATAACATGTGATAGCAATAACACAAATAACCAAGCTTTCGCAGCATTCTATGGCTTTAAAACAGTTAAAGCTGAAGATTGTTAATTAATAAAATAAATCACTGC
The genomic region above belongs to Francisella salimarina and contains:
- a CDS encoding YcgN family cysteine cluster protein — encoded protein: MNKWWQEIDLKDMSKEQWESICDRCGLCCLNKLQDDETDDVYYTKVSCKLLDIGKCQCSMYEKRKQIVPDCINLTYKQLKNHAHKWLPNSCSYKLLLQNKDLPDWHHLNTGSTDEMHKQKKSAKHFAISEYELDVDEYLEDFIIKIDN
- a CDS encoding 2OG-Fe(II) oxygenase; translation: MSDLFEINLFYEKIISDYLNNGFCVIDNWLTNDETIQLRKELNHFYDADCFKKSAIGNRLNENLERSIRNDFIFWLDETKHAVTFFKKINNFIDYLNKTCFAGIVTKEFHYAAYPKGSFYKKHIDTFQNDDRRTISIVCYLNEIWNESFGGELKLYLNNQTLQIFPTNGKIVLFDSKTIEHEVLPVLTKNKRLSITGWLKTN
- a CDS encoding DUF6056 family protein, with the translated sequence MNNLLKSKLLIILAIFSYFLFLNFCQPLAMDDFWRAINDTLVNGTFFHFLIQDYTGWTGRISAQALVYALFSKKYLTLSLLTINTISSISMSLFIIFIFKIVTRNKYSLASKDFIIYSFFFALMFTWTGFIGQVIWKTAAIQYLWGYTILIILYYYLIIENKSFYLISLLGGLFIGLYNEQFVAVLLLFCLAYFIERKINNKIINKGILFFLTGLLIGGAILIAAPGNYVRMDQMSNDQSISLLNQLLYFIHIFKYNLWPHTMIIVWLFILYFILAITNQKNSKISVLIYSLTLIISIFIMAPLATSYGLQIRLMLIYYIIFFIAVMQPFYDNQSVAITTIHKAFKKIYILFLIGLLIIMGVMGSAYYSIYKFNQNRQKLITELHNKNIENITIPTFELHGEAQPYGITFEAITCDSNNTNNQAFAAFYGFKTVKAEDC